In Desulfobacter hydrogenophilus, the genomic stretch CCTTGAATACGACTTAAAATCCTAAGTCTTATTTGGACGATTTTAATCTGATCCCAAGCCTTACGCCCATGGGAAATCCATCAAATCGTGAAATGATCCACCATCTCTTTGAGCTTTGCGGCAAGCTCGGAAAGTGTCCCTGCGCTTGTGCTGATCTGATGGGTGGTGTCCGAAACATCTTGAATGGATTGATGCAACTCACCCATATCCCGGTTGATATCGGTTGCAGCGGATGATGTTTTTGCTACATTGGCATTTACTTCCTGGAGGGCATGGGCACCCTGGGAGACGTTTTCATCGATTTCGGCGATGGTTCCGGTCTGTTCCTCCACTGCCATGGCAATGGTTGAAACGATGTCGTTCACTTGGTTGATCACATCGGTGATGTCCTGTATCTCGCTGACGGCCGATGAGGTGGAGTCCTGAATCCATACGATACTTTCTTTGATTTTCTGAGTTGCATCCGTTGTCTGTTGTGCCAGTGCCTTGATCTCGGTGGCGACCACGGCAAATCCCTTGCCGGCTTCTCCGGCTCTTGCGGCCTCAATGGTGGCATTGAGCGCCAGGAGATTTGTTTGCTCGGAGATTTCGCCAATGGTCTCCGATACCTTTTCAATGGTATTGGCTGCCTCTCCAAGTTCCCCGACTTTTTTCGATGCAGCCTCAACCCTCTCCACGGCTTGTTCCGAAATTTTGCGGGCTGCCCCCGTATTTTCACAGATCCCCATTATGGTGGTGTTGATCAGTGAGGTGGATGCCGCAATCTGCTGGGTATTGGTGGTCAGTTCCTCCATTGCGGCTGCAACTGCATTCATATCGGAACTCATTTCATCCGTTACGCCTTTGGTTCCCTCAATCCGCTCGGCAGAGTCTTCCGATTTTTTGGAAAGAAGTTCCGCCACCCGGTTCATGTTGGTGGATGCGCTATCGAGTTCCCCGGTCCCCTTGTTGATATCCTTTACAGCCAAATGAAAGAAATTCACAAATTCGTTGAGGCTTTTGGCAAGGGCTCCGATTTCGTCCGGTTCGGCGCCTTGTTTTTCCCACCTGGCAAATCTTTTTGTCAGGTCCCCGTATTTCAAGGCCCGGGCGATCTCACTGGATCTGTCCAGCCGGCTTACAACCCTGCGAATTACGATGATGCTTAAGATCATCAGGACGACTCCCACACCAATGCCCGCGGCTTGAAAAATGATGAGTTGACGGACCCTTGCTTCGGACTGTTTCTGCATCATCCCCACTGCGGTGTTCATCTCCTTGAGCAGGATCATGTTCTGGGTCTCGATAAATGCCAGGTTCTCTTTTCCGTTAATCGGGTCCTTAAGGTACTCGTCCACATGAAGGGAAAAATCGTCCCAGATATTTTTCACCTTCTTGAGACGGGAATAGGCGGGTTCGGTCGCCTTGGGGCATTGCTGATACGCTGTGTTATCGGGATCAAGTCCAAGGGGCGCTCTGCCTGAATCCGCAAGTGCCGTTAATGTCTCATCGAATATTCTCTCTGTTTTTCTGATCGAAACGAGGGTTTTCGAAATGCCAGATTTCTCGTATTGTATATCCGCGTGATATTTATAAATCTCCTTTGTAATCTTCTGGGAAAGCATCCGCTGTCTTCCGGCAAGGTTGATAACAAAACTGTCGTTCTTCTGTTTATTTGTCGTATACATGGTAACGACAAACATCAGAACGATTAACAATGATAAACCGCCGGCCACAAATCCAAGTTGATATCTGATCTCCATGCATTTCCCCTTCTCTGTTACTCAATTGATTTTATGTGCATTTTCACAGGTTTTTTAAGTCTATGACACTGCCACTTTTTTATAGATTTCTTCCATCTTGGAAAATACGTTTTCCCAGGTGTAGGTCCTGGTTAGCCTACTGACTTGGGTAAGGTCCGGTTGCCGGTTTTGACCTGCCTTTGTGATGCTGATTTTCAGGGCATTGGAAAGGGCCTGTTCCAGGGCCGGCAAATCTTTTTGAAACGGTGTGTCCACGGTTTCAAGGGCAGGCAGTTCCAGAAGATCGACCATGCCGGAGCGGGTCTCTTCAAATATTTCCCGGGTTCCGGGCAGCGCGGTGGTCAGTATCCTGCAGCCCGAAGACAACGCTTCCATGAGCACCAGGGGAAGACCTTCAAAAAACGAGGGCAGAACAAAGAGGTGGGACCGGCGCATCAGCCGGGCAAGGTTTTCGTGGGACAGGGAACCGTGAACCTTTACCCGGCCATCCAGCTCTGCAGCCAGCGCCAGGCATTCTTGTTTTTCCTGACCAGTGCCTGCGCCTGCCAGGTGCAGGCAATAATCCGGGCCCGTCATTTTTTTCAACGCAGCAAGAAGCCAGGGAACACCCTTGGCCCGGCTCAGTTTTCCTGCATACACAATTTCCACTGGGCCCTTTTCAGGCTTTGGCTCACAATAGAATAACTTTTTTTCAAAGCCTGCGCCTACCACATGCAGTTTTTCCGGATCTATTCTGTGAATGTCCATAATCTGCTGTCTCTGGTGTCGGCTCAGGCATAAAACGGCGTCTATATCTGCCATGGCATTTTCAAGACCCAGGTCCATCCCGGGGCACAGAAAATATTGGCGAAGGCATGTGCCGTGGCAGGAGGCTACCATGGGCAGGTCCTGAAAGATTTGTCTGGCTGTTTTCGAAACAATCCAAAGATGGTGGGTATGGATCAGATCCGGTCGAAATTTTTCCCGTACCCTTTGAAAAGCCTGGCTGAATGCGGTTTCATACCGGCAAATCTGATTTTTGTTCATTGAAGAAAAAACCATACTGGGGTAGGGCATGACATCGCTCATGCCCGGAAGCCTGAAATCAAGGCGCCCATGGTTAAATCGGACAAATTGGGTCTGATCCGGGGGTAACAAAGACGGATCTAATTTAAAATCATCCTGAATGCCCGCCACAAGAAAGTTTTCATGCCCCCTGGCACAAGATTGCCTGATAATGGCTTGGACGGTCTTCCCTGAGCCTGTGAAATCAGGCAGTTGGCTTAAAATATGAAGAATTCTCATGAAAAAAATTTAACACGGGATGTACTAAAAAGCCATAACCCATGTCATGCCCCCTGGATATAAAGGGATTAGAAAATCGTTTTATCAGGGATCGGATCGGGTTTGCCATGGTAAAATCCTTGTTGATAAGCGATCCCAAGGGCTTTTGCCTTGGCGCAAAGCGCCTCACTGGAGATGAACTCTGCAATGGGTTTCATCTTAAGCTTGTTTGCATACGAAACAATGGAGTTAACCACATCAACGGCCCGTTCATCTTTGGTGATCAGTTTGATGATGCTGCCGTCAATTTTGATATAGTCTGCTTTGATCTTCAGCAGATAATCAAAATTTGAGTATCCTGTGCCAAAATCGTCAATCGCAATTTTTGCGCCGGCCTTTTTAAACCTGTAAATGATATCTGTTATACCGGCGTAGGAAGACAGACTTTCCGACTCCACAAGTTCAAGTATCATGCGTGACATGATGTTTTTATCAAGTGCATAGTCATAAATAAAAGCCATGGTCTCGCTATTCAGGAGATCCTCCGTCGAAATATTGATACTGAACCTACTGTCATCGTGGACAAATGTGTCTATGGTCTTTTTTACCATGATTTTGGTCAGCGTCGGATAAAATCGGGTCTGCTTGCTGATATCAAGGAACTGTGCCGGAGAGATGATACCGCCATCCGTGTTCTCGATACGCATCAGGCTTTCGTACTTTGGTGTCCCCGCACCTATGATCGGCTGGAAAAACGGCACGACCCGGTCTTCATCAATGGCACTGCTGAGCATTTTTACAACCCGAATATTCTGTTCATATATTTTGCTGTTATCCACTTTTAAAGGATCATAGGCATAATGATCGATATTGTTTGCTTTTGCAAACTGTAACGCCGCATCTGCATGGGCCATAATATTATCCGAGCCATGCGCGTACCCTGTGATGGCACTGATCATCAACTCCTTGTCCCCGATGATGAAGGTCTCTTTAATAATATCCTTAATTGCTGTTTCAACATCGATGATAAAAAGATTCTTATCACTTCGGGTGGAAAATACGGCAAATACATCAGAGTGCAGCCTGTAGATAAAATAGCGGTACAAATATATATGATTAGAAAGCCTTGAAGCAAATAGTTTAAGCAGTTCGTCTCCGCTTTTCATTCCGTATGTTTCATTTATTTTATGAAAGTCGTCTATATCAATGATCGCAAGATCTGCAGATTTGGCTTTTTTTATCTCCATGAGCAGACTGTTTCTGTTGTTCAACTGGGTTAACGTGTCATAATTGAGGTATTTCTGAAGCTGGGATTTATTTTCAAACACTTCGGTGACATCATGGCTGATTGAAATATATTTAATCACTTCGCCATCTTTATCTTTAAACGGCACGATGGTTGATTTTTGAAAAAAATACCCACCGTCTTTTCTGAGATTTTTAAAGATCCCGCGCCAGGTTTTTCCCTTTGTAATGGTCGCCCATAGTTCCTGGTATGTTGAGGCAGGGTTGTCTGGATGGCTGAGTTGGTTGTGGGTCGCATGCAGTAATTCTTCTTTATTAAATCCTGTGACCTCACACATTTCGTCATTCACGTGAATAATATTTCCGTTCAGATCAGTAATACTGACGATTGCGCTTTTGTCTATCACTGTTTGGTACTGTATCAGCTCATTGAGGAATTTTATCTGCTCAGACTCAATTTTTCGGATTCTTTTGTAAACAAAAAGAGACACCACCAGCGTAAAGACAAAAAGAGAGATGATAATCAGGCTGTTTTTTATTATCTCCTGTTTGAGAAGTGAACTGCTTATTCCCTCTACGGTTCCCACAAGTTCATAAAAATTTTCAAAATAAAATCCAGATCCGACAATCCAGTCCCAGTCCGGAATATATACCAGATACGATATTTTTTCAGCCGCCGTGGCCAGTCCGGGAATTTCCCAGTAATAGGTACTGAATCCACTGCCTTTGGAAGTTGCGATGTCAACAAACTCCTTGATGACCAGTTTGTTGTTTGCGCCACGAAATGTTTTCAGATCCGTATGATAGATATTTGGATCAATGTGAAAAATTGTTTTATAATCTGTTGAAAATATCCAGAAGTAGCCATAATTTTGATAGCCGAACCTGTCTCCGGCAATAGATTCCAGGATTTCCTGTTTACCCTGTTCATTTAGACTGTCCATGTAGTATCCAGTGCCGATAATAATATCAAATGCCCTGTTGTATACGGCATACCCGAGCTTTTTGTAACCTTTGTCCCCCTTGCCCGGTTTATAGAACATATACTCTCTCATAACAGATCCGCTGGTTTTTACCTCTTCAAGAAATTTTATGAAATCAGGGAACTTTTTTTCCAGGGAAGAAATATTTTTGTCAACCAGTTCCGGCTTGGCTCCGTGGTGTCTGACAGTACCGTCCCCGGATATAATATAAAAATAGCCCGACTTGTTGGCCCAGCTAAAAGATGTGATTAAATTGTTTATATGCGTTTTATACTGGTCCTCTTTATGGGTCATATATACATTTTGAATAAAATCTTCCGCCGAATGCACCTGGTCTTTAAGATTCTCCCCGGCAGCCTTGATTATGGCGTTTTTTGTGGCGGATATTCGTTTGGTCAGCCGTTCAACTTCGTTTTTGATAAGTTCTTTTTGTTGATCAATATAAAAAGTTCGAAGCCCTTCCTTATTTTTTTGGCTGAATTTTGTGAAGGTGCTCTGCATATTCCACAGAATGATACCGGAAAACACGGATGCGATTGTAAGAGCTGTAAGCAGCGATATGTTGGAAATGTTCGTTTTCATCATGGCAGCCCTTCCATTTATCTGGATATTAACCGTATTTTTATTTTCAGGACAGGCTTAACTAAAAAAAAGTTTTTTGAAGCTATGACAAGTCTTTTGAACCGTCCGGATGCTTAGCCCTTGGTTCGGCCAGGGGATATAATAGAATTCTGCCTTTGGCCACCGAAAGGTTGATTCTGATATCGGGATTGTATTTCTGGAGCAGCCAGAAGGGAATATCTAACTTTTTACGGCAGATCTCCCAGCTCGTATCTTCCGGCGCAACCGTATATGTCTGGGTGCCGGCAATGAAATAGGCGGCGAAAAAATCTTCAATGATCTCCTGTTGAAATTCAAACCTTTTTTCTTCAAAATCTGCGGCGCCGGAGGCCGGCAACGGAATTGTAACTTCATGGCCCGCACTGACACATTGCGTTGATGACATCTTATTTAATTTGCGGATTTCACCTGCATCAATACCCAGCCAGTTGGCATAGTTGGTTATCGTCTCTTCGGGTGTGGCATGGAAAATCGCGTATTTACGGCCTTTTTCGTCGTGGACTGTTTTGAGTTCAAGATCCGACGTGACAACCTCCAGGTTCTGGGGAAGCCTTGGCAGTTTGCTTTGATTCGGAGGAAGTGGGATCTGATTCGGCTGTTTTTCAGAATACGGCTTTGTTTTTAACTGGGTCAAGGCGTCCGGTTTTGGAACCACAGCCGTCCGTTGTGGCTGGCTTTTTTCTTTGAACGGAATTTTCAGGGTCTGGTCAACATGTATAATTGCCTTTTTCCCAAGACTGTTCAGTGAGATCAGGTCTTTAAGGGGCACCTTGTAGGCATCGGCAATGCCGCCGGCGGTATCCCCCCTGACCACCCGGTGAAAGGGGGTGGCTCTCTGGGCCGTGCGGTATAAGGGGCTAAGCGTTTTGTCCAGCAGGTCCGAAGATATGTGCTTGGGCAGATACAGGATTTGCCCTGGCGGGATATATTTTCTGCCGTCAAAGACCGGCTTCCTTAACGCCGGGTTCATAACCT encodes the following:
- a CDS encoding cache domain-containing protein yields the protein MMKTNISNISLLTALTIASVFSGIILWNMQSTFTKFSQKNKEGLRTFYIDQQKELIKNEVERLTKRISATKNAIIKAAGENLKDQVHSAEDFIQNVYMTHKEDQYKTHINNLITSFSWANKSGYFYIISGDGTVRHHGAKPELVDKNISSLEKKFPDFIKFLEEVKTSGSVMREYMFYKPGKGDKGYKKLGYAVYNRAFDIIIGTGYYMDSLNEQGKQEILESIAGDRFGYQNYGYFWIFSTDYKTIFHIDPNIYHTDLKTFRGANNKLVIKEFVDIATSKGSGFSTYYWEIPGLATAAEKISYLVYIPDWDWIVGSGFYFENFYELVGTVEGISSSLLKQEIIKNSLIIISLFVFTLVVSLFVYKRIRKIESEQIKFLNELIQYQTVIDKSAIVSITDLNGNIIHVNDEMCEVTGFNKEELLHATHNQLSHPDNPASTYQELWATITKGKTWRGIFKNLRKDGGYFFQKSTIVPFKDKDGEVIKYISISHDVTEVFENKSQLQKYLNYDTLTQLNNRNSLLMEIKKAKSADLAIIDIDDFHKINETYGMKSGDELLKLFASRLSNHIYLYRYFIYRLHSDVFAVFSTRSDKNLFIIDVETAIKDIIKETFIIGDKELMISAITGYAHGSDNIMAHADAALQFAKANNIDHYAYDPLKVDNSKIYEQNIRVVKMLSSAIDEDRVVPFFQPIIGAGTPKYESLMRIENTDGGIISPAQFLDISKQTRFYPTLTKIMVKKTIDTFVHDDSRFSINISTEDLLNSETMAFIYDYALDKNIMSRMILELVESESLSSYAGITDIIYRFKKAGAKIAIDDFGTGYSNFDYLLKIKADYIKIDGSIIKLITKDERAVDVVNSIVSYANKLKMKPIAEFISSEALCAKAKALGIAYQQGFYHGKPDPIPDKTIF
- a CDS encoding methyl-accepting chemotaxis protein; translation: MEIRYQLGFVAGGLSLLIVLMFVVTMYTTNKQKNDSFVINLAGRQRMLSQKITKEIYKYHADIQYEKSGISKTLVSIRKTERIFDETLTALADSGRAPLGLDPDNTAYQQCPKATEPAYSRLKKVKNIWDDFSLHVDEYLKDPINGKENLAFIETQNMILLKEMNTAVGMMQKQSEARVRQLIIFQAAGIGVGVVLMILSIIVIRRVVSRLDRSSEIARALKYGDLTKRFARWEKQGAEPDEIGALAKSLNEFVNFFHLAVKDINKGTGELDSASTNMNRVAELLSKKSEDSAERIEGTKGVTDEMSSDMNAVAAAMEELTTNTQQIAASTSLINTTIMGICENTGAARKISEQAVERVEAASKKVGELGEAANTIEKVSETIGEISEQTNLLALNATIEAARAGEAGKGFAVVATEIKALAQQTTDATQKIKESIVWIQDSTSSAVSEIQDITDVINQVNDIVSTIAMAVEEQTGTIAEIDENVSQGAHALQEVNANVAKTSSAATDINRDMGELHQSIQDVSDTTHQISTSAGTLSELAAKLKEMVDHFTI
- a CDS encoding glycosyltransferase family 4 protein, with the protein product MRILHILSQLPDFTGSGKTVQAIIRQSCARGHENFLVAGIQDDFKLDPSLLPPDQTQFVRFNHGRLDFRLPGMSDVMPYPSMVFSSMNKNQICRYETAFSQAFQRVREKFRPDLIHTHHLWIVSKTARQIFQDLPMVASCHGTCLRQYFLCPGMDLGLENAMADIDAVLCLSRHQRQQIMDIHRIDPEKLHVVGAGFEKKLFYCEPKPEKGPVEIVYAGKLSRAKGVPWLLAALKKMTGPDYCLHLAGAGTGQEKQECLALAAELDGRVKVHGSLSHENLARLMRRSHLFVLPSFFEGLPLVLMEALSSGCRILTTALPGTREIFEETRSGMVDLLELPALETVDTPFQKDLPALEQALSNALKISITKAGQNRQPDLTQVSRLTRTYTWENVFSKMEEIYKKVAVS